The following nucleotide sequence is from Myripristis murdjan chromosome 22, fMyrMur1.1, whole genome shotgun sequence.
TCCACCGGGGGGCCGTACTGGGTGTCGCCCACCAGCAGCTCAGGGGCCCGGTACCAGCGGGTGGCCACGTAGTCCGTGTAGTAGTCGCACGGCCCggctgacagcacacacacacacacacacacacacacacaaacacacacaacacagggaGCGAATGAGAAATGAGATTTAATATCAACaggcacagaaaaataaatgtgaataaatatGTGACGATGCAGCGTAAAGGCATGCAGATATATCATCTGCTACTATGTTGGGCTCAcgttggccttttattaaattaatacagtaaattaaaacCAGTCAGTGTCATCAATTTCAATATGATGGAGGTTTCAGCTACATCTGAAAAACAATTTAGTTgttcagtattattattttttttggaaatatctCCTTTCAAAGCAGTAATGAATCTCAGTGTTTCCCTGCTACTGACAGATAGCTGGTTACcttgccataaaaaaaaaataatttccaagGAAAGTTTTAGTGTTACATGATAAATTCTGTTTCATAAACTTGTACACCCTGACAGGAAACAAAATTTTGCAGGAAACAAAACAGCCCGCCCCCCCCGGTCCCTGAGGGGTTTCCAGCGGCTCCTCAGCAAAACGAGGaacaatttaatttcactataatttaatcaCTGGAAATCGTGCAGATTAATGTATGCATGATTCATTCATTCCGCCTGTGGCTCACTGAGAGTCAACCTGGGTGTCTGGAACAGTTTGAAAACCTCTCGGTGTGTAATACATGGTAAATAACTTGGGTCTCTGCGAGCAGCATCCACCAGGTggcagtgttaaaaaaaaaaaaaaaaaaaaaaaaagtgaacgcAGCTGCTGATGGAAACTCAAAACTCACTGAGTATCCGGGCAAAGCCAAAGTCACAGAGCTTGATGACCTGGTGCTTGGTGATGAGGATATTCTCCGGCTTCACGTCCCTGTGGATGCACTGCCGGGATCAAAACAAAcggaaattaaaatcaaaattaaaaataaagctgaaaataaAGTCACCATGACAAAGACAAACCAAAGGAGGCAGTGAAATCTGGACTTTAGCTGGCCACCCGGTTAAAAGAGGGGCCCTGTGGCGTTTGTTGTGTCTAGGTGATACATTAACCACTGGTCAGCCAAGGGGAAGGAATTCCTGTTAAAAAGAGCCATAAACCAGTGGcatggggaggggagggggccgGGGGAACTCAAAAAGACATTTGAGGAAAATATCTGAGGCACAAAAACAGCACGACACATCTGCTGGTTTGAATACTACACCGTCCCCGCGAGGAAAAGCAGGGataaaggaagaaaataaaaagacatggTGGTATAGAAGGACAGGGGATATTCAGGCAGCGTGCATGTCGGTCACTTAACGTTTTGTTTGTGGCAGAAGTTGACAGCTTGGAGCGTCTGCCAGGTTATGCTCTTTACAAGGTGCTCGGGGACGCTGcgaagagaaaaacagagagagagggggaaatcaGTCGAGCCCCTGAGACGCTTTGGATCCGATTACAACGTCAAAGCTTGCAGTGTGAGAGGCGTCGATAAGATCGGGGAAAACCTCTGGGATTGAAAACGGCACATTTTCACCTCATCCTGTCACTGAATTTtattctcccttctctctctcgctctaatttgtggtttgttggtgtttcttttacatcttattttattgcctGCATTGCCATTATCTCTCTATTTCTTTCGTGTGAACCCCGTTTTCAAAAGGTGCCGCCTAAATAAAGATGACACCGTAACAAAAGATCTGATCAACAGGTCTTGAATATGCAAAGGTTATTTTAATCCTTGGTTTATGGAAAATCAAGGACCCAAATTCTTTGATattcaacagcaacaacagcaacagcctcAGCCTTGGAGGATAAATAATATTTTCCTCACTCCAAAAGCATAGGACAGTGAAGCCACTTGCTTCTTCTTTTGTGAACCGCGATGCCCCAACACTGGGGCTCTGTTGACTCAGCGACCATCTATCAGCGTTGCCGTGGAAATGGCTAAATCGAGCCTTGTGACTGGCAATTAATAACAATCTCCTCCCGCTTCCCCccctcgtgtttttttttttttttcccttctttcttttcttttttctgtacgGCCAGGAGGCGGTGGGCCAGAGTGAGACGGGAAAAGCAGACGGCAAAAACactccatataaaaaaaaaaaaaaaaaaaaaaaatgtgggggaGCCAACAGAGTCCCAGCAGCTCCCCGGCCCTGCCAGCAAGGCATTCTGGGAGTGCATCACTGTAAACATTCCACAGCGAGCGGGTCAGCTTCCCCGGAGACGAGCGCCGTGCCCATCAGGGCCGCACAAAGCCCCGTGTATAGCGCAGCACGGATGTAATGAAGAAATGATAGAATAATAGAATGTACACATCGCCTCGTTTAATGAAAACCAACTGGACTCAGATTTATGCTGAgtgactgtacacacacacacacacacacacacacacacataccaacacacactctcagctggCAAAATGTGAAGAAACACTGCAAGCCGAGGGGATGCCTGATCAAAAACTGAAATCCCATAACACAGAAATTTATGTGAACAGAAACTTTGTGCTGTTGTGCAAAGTGCAATATCTACATAGCAACaggtgattttttaaaattaattaattaatttatttggtaagggtaaaaaaatgtgataaaataggattataaataaaatactggcACTACACTGAAACCCTACATTCTCCAGATGAAAGAGAACACTTGTTTGTTTGGAAGGGAACCCCGAGGAAGAGCATCAGggccacacaaacaaacaaacaaacacaaacaaacccaaagACTGAGTTCTGAGATGAATCTCTGATTTGTGAGAATAATTTGTGATAATAAATCAGAATTGAGTTTCTTCTCAcaattctgactttaatctcagaatacGGTTTCTTAAATTTTCCATAGGCCACAGCAACACTCGCAACGtcatttaaataacattttttctttagtaAAATTGACAATTATGTTGCAACAATGATCATTTCCACAACAAATCAATGctaaaatgtgtgaaacaatACCGATACGAGTGTTTTTAGTATCAGTGTCAACACAACTTATTCTAATTctaatttttatttgatttttattctaATAAAACCCTAGGCTTTGACTGACAGGACTGTCTATCAAAATAAGAGCATCATATTTACTGTTACAGCAGGAGCTTCCATACAGCTTCTCTGAGGTGAAATCTACATTTTGTTggactgttttgtttgctgcctGAAGgccacaggctgctgctgcactgaaacTCCATGTTTTTATTCTCATGTAGCCTCCATGTTTAAAGTTTCTGTTTACTAGTTCATGTTCATAcaattttttaaagtaaagGAGTGTATGTTGGTGGGATTTCGGGATTTCTGGATCATGGAATTTCCCTGACATCagtgaccaaaatactgttatGGTGACATCTCTAGTCAGCCTGATCCATCCCAGAAAGGTTAAGAGTAacagtacagacacacacacacacacacacacagacacacacacacacacccaccctctGGGGTAGCGGTCCAGCTCATTGAGCACCGTGTGGTCGCAGTACTCAAAGACGAGGTGCAGCTTCCTTTTGCGCCGAAAAACCTCAATGAGATTCACCAGGTTGGCGTGTTTCAGTTgctgccgacacacacacacacacacacacacacacacaaagaaaacaaacgtCAGTGAGAATCAGGCATCTTGGCGTGTACAGCTTTTGTAAATGTTGCACAAtatcagtgttgtttttaataaacaaaagtaCTATTTGCTTCCTACAGAAAAGCTGTTTTAGGGTTTGCTCTGCACGGCAACTGAATGCAGACAGAGGCCgcgacaacaacaataaaaatctaaacAGATGGTAATAAACATGCTGTTGCCCCTGACAACcggcctcctctctgtcctATTTGCGAGCGTGGCGCCCGGCGAGCGGCGGGACAAACGCACCCACCTGCTGCATGCCTAATTACACCGTTAAAACCAGACCTCCTGGTTCATAATCCTGCAGagagtgaaacaaacaaacaaacaaacaaaaaatgtttttgcctctGCTTTAGACAAACACGGAAAAAACTAATTAGAGGAATAATTTTTTAAGgttttatccaggtcatcgtgcCCAAGGCCTGCTCTGGGAAACGTGGctaaaataaaaagtctaaATAAAATCTGGTCACGTTTACAAGCGTGGCCGTGCATTTCAGACACAAAATGAACTAAATTATAATTAATACTAACATTAAGAGAGATTCCTCCTCGTTTGatctatattattttattagtaaTTATTAGGAGAGACTCTCCAAAGGCCTTCGAGGTTTTtctctcacctgcacaatccaGTCATAACTGTTTGTCACACTTGTTTATGCTGTGTGATACGTCctttgtgcaaataaacactAACTGGAGGAGAGTGCAGGTTTTTGTTGGTGCGACAGGCGTCTTCCACACCGACAAAGTCCctgtcagcctgtgtgttttagttaaaattaaactgaaatgaagATTTATCAGAAGATGACATTTACGTTgttaaaaaattacaacaacctTTTTATTCCAACTGTTCTGTATCCAGTCAATGGAAAACTTAGTGCGATTCTGTGGACGCTTCACATTCGAAGGCGACTCGGACCCCGGACCCCTCGGGGACATTTTCGTTTCTTAAATAAAGGCCCCGTCCCCGCCTTGTGAACACCGCTGCGCTGGATCTGCTCTGCCCTCCGGGTGGTTTTGTCGGCCGCAGACCTCTCAGCCTCCGGCCACAAAAATGCTTCCCATTGTGTCCAGGATTAATTACATGGTGTCACTCCCGCTGGCTGAATAACAGCTACAAGCCTGGACCTTTCATGCCAACAACTCTGgctactgtatttttttttttttttttttttttttttaaatcaaataaaccTTGAAAATTAAGCATCAGTCCATTAGATTTTCTTTAAGGAGCATAACTACACAGTATGAGCAGCATAAGCGAGAATTGTCCTGCTGAATAGAAATGTGACTGCGAACTTCATGTGACTaatcaatcattttctttttttttgttgttttctcgaATAGCAATcgattttattttctgaaaaacGATTTGCTTGCATCCTCCATCGCTCTCATGCTTCTTTCTGGGATGTGTAACTATAAATCTCAATCGTAGTGATTTATAACAgcttgaaaatgtgacaaaaactcTCTTACAAATAAAGACATAGGTTGAAAGCTAATTAAAGGTGAATTCCCCTTGTTAAGTGTATATAAAGCATAGAACAACAGCATATAAATTCTAATCACGTTGATAGTTTGAGTTTGTGAGCTAGAAATCTGAAATGGCAGAGGGAAATTGGCAAATCTGCATTTACTGCCAGCCACTtaatacaaaaaaggaaaaatgtggaTGTTTGGTTCATGCAGCTGTCAGGTTTTttactgacttgttgcagcttTTAGGAGAGTCCTCTAAGTGTAGAATCGCtccttgtgagtgtgtgtggattttattgattttgagGTGGACTCCTCTTCACTGTGTCATGACTCAGACAGATGACTGCGGTGATTATCTTTTCCGCCGTGTTACCTTCAGCATCCTGATCTCCCTCAGCGCAATCTTCTTGATGATGGGGTCGTCCTCGGACTCCACGAACTTCTTGACGGCGACGATCTGTCCCGTGTCTTTGTTCCTGCACTTGAACACCACGCCGTACGAGCCCTCGCCTATCTTCCCGATCTTCTCGTACTTCTCCATCCTCAGGCGGGTGCAGCGGCAGGCATCCGGAGGTAAAACACAGCGAGAGgaagaatgaggaggaggaggaggaggaggaggaggagcggctTCCAGTGAACAAGGACTGTCTTAGTAACCTaaagagagaaggaagtgaCTGTCAACAGGGAGGTAGTGAGGGATAACACAGGGATGAACTCCATTTACTCACtttttgattggctgagctgaGTCCACCTTATAGGCTGGCGTGGATTAATAATTACCACCAATCTGGTTTAAATTATATCATACTCATCACAGCCAGAGCCCAATTATATCAATTATAGTTGTtttaagctttaaaaaaaaaataataataataaaaataaggcTTTGCTGCTAATGTAACTATGATGATCAGCTGCAGATGACTTTATCCACATTTATTATCACTTCATCACTGATTGTAGGAGAATTTAATAGCTACTGAAAGGAAATAGACTCTTATAGGTGAATATACTGTCCTTTCATGCAACTACAAGCTTTATCTGAGGTTATCAAATATGGGCATCACACGTGGTGGCATGCAGGGGCCCCAAACATGCACATCCACTCCCACACACCTCCGCACGCAAAGCTTTATTTGATGGCTGGAGGCAACATTACACCTGTCTCTCCCAACAGTTAGATTGTGTAACGAAAAACATTTGCAATGCAAAGTATACTAGATCATTTCCCTGAGGATATACAAGGGGAACAAACAAGCCGGGCTTTGTTTGTAACAGGCAGGGCGATAAAATCAGAGTGCTGCACTTAGAAATGGACTGCGTTAAAGCCGGCGCGCTAATAGATAAtaacaagcaaacacaaacagcttaaatatttaaatctgTGCATTGTAAGTCGTTTATTATAAAGCCTGAGCATAAAATCGactttattttaacatttaaaaatatttattttttttccctaatatTTCAGTACATGCATCTTGCAATAGCCCTGCTCGTAGTAatatacaattttttttccagatttacttacagaaagagaggaattcGTGAGAGGAGTTTGTGCGTCCAATCGGCAGCCCGCAGGGTGGACGAGCAGCCCGCAACTGGCCCCGCAACGCCCAGAGCTCCCGCGTTTAAAAGCGTCAAACTGCACACAACACCACGACACTTCCGGTCAccgctttcaaaataaacacacacaagcccgcccatacacgcacacaccaaagaagggaaaaaaaaaaaaaaaaaaaaaaatc
It contains:
- the cdkl1 gene encoding cyclin-dependent kinase-like 1 codes for the protein MEKYEKIGKIGEGSYGVVFKCRNKDTGQIVAVKKFVESEDDPIIKKIALREIRMLKQLKHANLVNLIEVFRRKRKLHLVFEYCDHTVLNELDRYPRGVPEHLVKSITWQTLQAVNFCHKQNCIHRDVKPENILITKHQVIKLCDFGFARILTGPCDYYTDYVATRWYRAPELLVGDTQYGPPVDVWAVGCVFAELLSGLPLWPGKSDMDQLYLIRKTLGDLIPRHQQVFSNNQFFSGVSIPEPQEMEPLEQKYPNLSHQALSLMKGCLRMDPSERLTCEQLLEHPYFDSFREKSESTTREHERSINKRTRLPRKHLPHGYLPQLTSSSIFPALDNKKYYNNLRKFNYHLPNI